From Candidatus Hydrogenedentota bacterium, one genomic window encodes:
- the ndk gene encoding nucleoside-diphosphate kinase: MTERTFVMVKPDGVGRRLIGECVRRFEQRGLKLAGLKMRIIDEATAKAHYAEHADKAFFGSLVTFITSGPTVQMVWEGPDAVAQVRKMNGATNCQKADVGTIRGDLGLSMQCNIIHASDSPETAAREIALYFKPEELLTYTMPDEQWLR; encoded by the coding sequence GTGACGGAACGTACGTTTGTAATGGTGAAGCCCGATGGCGTCGGGCGCCGGTTGATTGGCGAATGCGTCCGCCGCTTTGAGCAGCGCGGCCTAAAGCTGGCCGGGTTGAAGATGCGGATTATCGACGAAGCAACCGCGAAGGCGCATTACGCGGAACACGCGGACAAGGCCTTTTTTGGCAGCCTGGTGACATTCATCACGTCCGGCCCGACCGTGCAGATGGTCTGGGAAGGGCCAGACGCGGTGGCGCAGGTGCGCAAGATGAACGGCGCGACAAATTGCCAGAAGGCGGACGTGGGCACGATTCGCGGCGACCTTGGCCTGAGCATGCAGTGCAATATCATCCATGCGTCGGATTCGCCGGAGACGGCGGCGCGCGAGATCGCTTTGTATTTCAAGCCTGAGGAGTTGTTAACGTACACGATGCCCGACGAGCAGTGGCTGCGTTGA
- a CDS encoding Gfo/Idh/MocA family oxidoreductase, translating to MKRQPAGRCSRRQFLVAGLGAAAAWNGLPTRGEQPRHGQAAAGRNVNERLQVAVIGCGQRGQALLDIIARGAIPGAMAICACDAWAPHRARAAARYGVRACADWREAVAREDIDAVMIATPDHCHAEAAVAALDAGKHVYCESPMTRTADEARALHAAWRRSSRPVQIGVTELSQPGWRKACDIVQRGDLGPVAWCQAAANVEAAPARGSAPRWQRWLAWGNGPALRCQFRQMAGFLSVLPSADPVRVSAAGGCAADGPGDAPDQMMTTVAYECGTTVTLTSGIERPQEACAILRGDRRALFVCGQDAILLPRGAPLPKAVPPAETHTEEEALKAHVRDWSDAIASGRPCRCSPEIALHAQRIIGAALEAWRCARSVEFRQVLHT from the coding sequence ATGAAGAGGCAACCGGCGGGACGCTGTTCGCGGAGGCAATTCCTCGTGGCGGGGCTGGGCGCGGCGGCGGCGTGGAACGGGCTTCCCACACGGGGGGAACAACCGCGCCACGGGCAGGCAGCCGCGGGCCGGAACGTGAATGAGCGGCTGCAAGTGGCGGTAATTGGCTGCGGTCAGCGGGGTCAGGCACTGCTCGACATAATCGCGCGAGGCGCCATACCAGGCGCCATGGCGATTTGCGCATGCGACGCCTGGGCGCCGCACCGTGCGCGCGCCGCGGCCCGATACGGCGTGCGCGCCTGCGCGGACTGGCGCGAGGCCGTCGCGCGTGAAGATATCGACGCGGTGATGATCGCGACGCCGGACCATTGTCACGCGGAAGCGGCCGTGGCGGCCCTCGACGCGGGCAAACACGTCTATTGCGAATCACCCATGACGCGCACCGCGGATGAAGCGCGGGCCTTGCACGCAGCGTGGCGCCGCTCCTCGCGGCCGGTCCAAATCGGCGTGACGGAACTCTCGCAACCGGGTTGGCGCAAGGCTTGCGACATCGTGCAGCGCGGCGATCTCGGCCCTGTCGCGTGGTGCCAGGCCGCCGCCAACGTTGAGGCGGCACCGGCGCGCGGCTCCGCGCCGCGGTGGCAGCGCTGGCTTGCCTGGGGCAACGGTCCCGCGTTGCGGTGTCAGTTCCGGCAAATGGCTGGATTTCTCTCGGTGCTTCCCTCAGCGGACCCGGTGCGCGTGTCGGCGGCCGGCGGGTGCGCGGCCGACGGCCCAGGGGATGCTCCCGACCAGATGATGACCACCGTTGCGTACGAATGCGGCACGACGGTCACGCTCACCTCAGGCATAGAGCGCCCGCAGGAGGCTTGCGCAATCCTGCGCGGAGACCGGCGCGCTTTGTTCGTATGCGGGCAAGACGCCATACTGCTTCCGCGGGGCGCGCCCCTTCCCAAGGCCGTTCCTCCGGCGGAAACACACACGGAAGAAGAAGCGCTGAAGGCTCACGTCCGCGATTGGAGTGACGCAATTGCGAGCGGCCGCCCCTGCCGCTGTTCTCCGGAAATTGCGCTGCACGCTCAGCGGATCATCGGCGCGGCTCTCGAAGCCTGGCGTTGCGCCCGGTCCGTCGAATTCCGCCAGGTGCTCCACACGTGA